A stretch of Gossypium hirsutum isolate 1008001.06 chromosome A06, Gossypium_hirsutum_v2.1, whole genome shotgun sequence DNA encodes these proteins:
- the LOC107963271 gene encoding protein NRT1/ PTR FAMILY 6.2-like: protein MEENQRQLVSDAIDYKGNPADRTASGGWVTATLILVELSERLSTMAIVLNLVTYLVGTMHLSSSTSSNISTNLAGTSYMLCLLGGILADTFLTRFRTIAIFAVVNAMGTCLLAVSTGLPKLRPPPCNPAQSNECVEANSLQMGVYTFALYLHGIGLGGIKSSVSGFGTDQFDKNDEKENLQMTTFFNVFYLIINIGTLLAVTVLVYIQDKVGRSWVDCKGPVLESSVTISTTVPLVQEVSSRSVAPSTRSPALSSPIGSSLAGLHGAHEPSPLTGDTVGSSPASFNDAPSASRVPNHILAGTNTHPMVTRAKAGIFKPKSMSVEVMEPSTIVEAFSTAEWRAATEAEYDALIRNSIWELVPLPPDRKVIGCKWLFKSKRNLGGTIARRKARLVAKGCSQVPGRDCLAAVSAAKRSVAVVQMSHADLASVNEDKSGALIVERSHEVKSQSYCLKTGANGFRAKDPSKVWINRGGRAASFNVFMIGSIMLTLAIHNRLIMPLFRKTRYSHGLKSLQKIWLGLLFSIIAMVGAALAERKRLSVAKTSSRTTALILPVTGFLLLPQFILVGIGDAFIYAGQLDFFITESPRGMKAIGTGLFLATISLGLFLSTILVEMVREVPGTNDGHYWLAHRINDGRLDLFYGLLAVLSLINLGLFLLCAKCICQILKEETSYHS, encoded by the exons ATGGAAGAAAATCAAAGGCAACTTGTCTCCGATGCTATTGACTACAAGGGAAACC CTGCCGACAGAACCGCCTCTGGTGGTTGGGTGACAGCAACTCTTATTCTGG TTGAGTTATCTGAGAGACTTTCAACAATGGCAATTGTGTTGAACCTGGTAACATATTTAGTTGGCACAATGCATCTGTCTAGTTCTACTTCTTCAAATATCAGTACAAACCTTGCGGGCACATCATATATGCTATGCTTGCTTGGAGGGATTCTTGCAGATACTTTCTTAACTCGATTTCGAACCATAGCCATTTTTGCTGTGGTTAATGCAATG GGTACTTGCTTGTTAGCAGTCTCAACAGGGCTGCCGAAGCTGCGTCCACCGCCTTGTAACCCTGCTCAATCCAATGAGTGTGTAGAGGCCAACAGCCTGCAAATGGGTGTCTATACTTTTGCTCTGTACTTACACGGAATAGGACTTGGTGGGATTAAGTCAAGCGTTTCTGGATTCGGAACAGACCAATTTGATAAGAATGATGAGAAGGAAAACCTGCAAATGACGACTTTCTTCAACGTTTTCTACTTGATTATCAACATAGGGACCCTGCTAGCTGTTACTGTTCTGGTTTATATACAAGACAAGGTAGGTCGAAGCTGGG TTGACTGCAAAGGTCCGGTTTTGGAATCTAGTGTGACTATCTCAACAACTGTTCCTCTAGTTCAGGAAGTTTCCTCTCGCTCTGTGGCACCCTCTACAAGATCACCGGCTCTGTCATCTCCGATAGGATCATCTCTGGCTGGTCTTCATGGTGCACATGAGCCTAGTCCTCTGACTGGTGATACTGTCGGATCGTCTCCGGCTAGTTTTAATG ATGCTCCCTCGGCGTCTCGTGTTCCGAACCACATACTAGCTGGAACAAACACTCATCCCATGGTGACTCGTGCTAAGGCAGGTATTTTCAAGCCTAAATCTATGTCCGTTGAAGTCATGGAACCATCCACAATTGTGGAAGCATTTTCTACTGCTGAGTGGCGAGCTGCTACCGAAGCAGAGTATGACGCACTTATTCGGAACTCCATTTGGGAACTGGTTCCTCTACCACCAGATCGCAAGGTCATTGGATGCAAATGGCTGTTCAAGAGTAAGAGAAATCTTGGCGGTACCATTGCCAGGCGAAAAGCCAGATTGGTAGCCAAAGGGTGCTCCCAGGTTCCTGG GCGCGACTGTTTGGCAGCGGTGTCAGCCGCAAAAAGATCCGTTGCCGTGGTCCAGATGTCGCACGCCGATCTAGCTTCTGTGAATGAGGACAAGAGTGGCGCACTAATTGTGGAAAGAAGCCACGAAGTTAAAAGCCAGTCCTATTGTTTGAAGACTGGAGCCAATGGATTCAGAGCTAAAGATCCATCGAAAGTTTGGATTAACCGAGGCGGTCGAG CAGCATCTTTCAATGTTTTCATGATTGGATCTATAATGCTCACTCTTGCGATCCATAACCGCCTGATTATGCCACTCTTCAGGAAAACAAGATACTCTCATG GTTTGAAAAGTTTGCAAAAAATCTGGTTAGGCCTCTTGTTCTCAATTATAGCTATGGTGGGTGCAGCATTGGCAGAAAGGAAAAGGTTGTCAGTCGCTAAAACCAGCAGTAGAACCACTGCCTTAATCCTACCGGTGACCGGCTTCTTGTTGCTTCCACAATTCATCTTGGTCGGGATTGGAGATGCATTTATCTATGCAGGACAGCTCGATTTCTTCATAACAGAGTCACCTAGAGGGATGAAAGCAATAGGTACTGGCCTTTTCCTCGCAACCATCTCTCTTGGTTTGTTTTTAAGCACCATACTCGTTGAAATGGTGAGGGAAGTTCCTGGAACGAATGACGGTCATTATTGGCTGGCTCATAGGATCAATGATGGCAGACTCGACTTATTTTACGGACTTTTAGCTGTTTTAAGCCTCATCAACTTGGGTTTATTTCTTCTATGCGCCAAATGTATATGCCAAATCCTTAAAGAAGAAACTTCATACCATAGCTAG
- the LOC107962622 gene encoding uncharacterized protein — protein MASTRNGIVRRVEVNTNPRPLWGFPNSQLLVVIPSSNSVMNFKFLLKRPNPCDDLGSILSNFVMNQFVSGKPNSPDYNVVADIRTVHDFEPTHKPRFKVFIVSPRRSIQPQNIPNTPETVTDNMLVCFNTDLASRENSYVPEPFNLQIMIARNIVVKKSAVYNIHFWGNCSVQQSFVEMFVDRSIRNVTFKAKSL, from the exons ATGGCCTCTACAAGAAACGG AATCGTAAGACGCGTCGAAGTTAACACAAACCCACGACCTCTCTGGGGGTTTCCAAACAGTCAGTTACTGGTCGTCATTCCTAGCTCCAACAGTGTTATGAATTTTAAATTCCTCTTGAAAAGACCTAATCCATGTGACGACCTCGGTAGTATTTTGAGCAACTTTGTCATGAACCAATTTGTTTCTGGGAAACCAAACAGCCCAGATTATAATGTGGTAGCTGACATTCGAACTGTTCATGATTTCGAACCAACTCATAAACCAAGATTTAAAGTCTTCATTGTCTCTCCTCGCAGGTCTATTCAACCCCAAAACATCCCAAATACTCCTGAGACAGTCACGGATAATATGCTCGTTTGTTTCAACACCGACCTTGCATCTCGGGAAAATAGTTATGTTCCTGAGCCTTTTAATCTGCAAATTATGATAGCTAGGAATATTGTTGTTAAAAAATCTGCAGTTTATAATATTCACTTTTGGGGGAACTGCAGTGTCCAACAAAGCTTTGTAGAAATGTTTGTAGATAGGTCTATTAGGAATGTTACTTTTAAAGCGAAATCTCTATAA
- the LOC107962618 gene encoding uncharacterized protein yields the protein MANAWKREHSKTQKLLSPKTLLSLLILILILILYLCFSFLSPKNPTFIPTTASYKTQISTQNVPIPPFNCRNSPQSHPIIANQVENLKYPFIYSLADLGSLPDKPHKNIVRLLKGKPFRRPDISATVQDFLEGKNRDGFFVDVGANVGMASFAAAVMGFRVLAFEPVLENLQRICDGIWFNRIEELITVFEAAASDRNVNITFHKLVGRLDNSAVSAVGAKLAFKSNEEIAVQVRSILLDEVIPESEPVLLLKIDVQGWEYHVLKGAKKLLSRKKGEAPYLIYEEDERLLQASNTTAKEIRDFLSSLGYTHCTQHGTDAHCTKN from the exons ATGGCAAACGCATGGAAGCGAGAACACAGCAAAACCCAAAAGCTCCTCTCACCCAAAACCCTTCTTTCCCTCCTCATCCTCATCCTCATCCTCATCCTCTACCTctgtttctcttttctttcccCTAAAAACCCCACCTTTATCCCCACAACTGCATCTTATAAGACCCAAATATCTACCCAAAATGTCCCAATCCCTCCTTTTAATTGCCGCAACTCCCCGCAATCTCATCCCATTATTGCCAACCAAGTAGAAAATCTCAAATACCCTTTTATTTACTCCTTGGCTGACTTAGGCTCACTCCCTGACAAGCCTCACAAGAACATCGTCAGACTTCTTAAAGGTAAGCCCTTTCGTCGGCCTGACATCTCTGCCACTGTTCAGGATTTTCTGGAAGGGAAAAACAGGGATGGTTTTTTCGTGGATGTCGGGGCCAATGTCGGGATGGCCAGTTTCGCAGCAGCTGTTATGGGGTTCAGGGTGTTGGCTTTTGAGCCAGTTTTGGAGAATTTGCAAAGGATTTGTGATGGCATTTGGTTTAATAGGATTGAGGAATTGATTACTGTGTTTGAAGCAGCCGCATCTGACCGTAATGTAAATATTACTTTCCATAAG TTGGTTGGCCGGCTTGACAACAGTGCCGTTTCTGCTGTTGGTGCAAAGTTGGCATTCAAGTCCAATGAAGAAATAGCAGTTCAAGTGAGATCCATACTTCTCGATGAAGTTATCCCAGAGTCAGAGCCAGTGCTTCTGCTTAAAATTGATGTACAGGGATGGGAATACCATGTATTGAAGGGAGCCAAAAAGTTGTTATCGAGGAAAAAAGGTGAAGCCCCTTATCTAATCTACGAGGAAGATGAACGACTGTTGCAAGCAAGTAACACTACCGCCAAAGAAATACGGGATTTTCTAAGTAGTTTGGGTTATACTCATTGCACCCAGCATGGTACAGATGCTCATTGCACCAAGAATTAA
- the LOC107962623 gene encoding probable polygalacturonase At1g80170, with protein MKSEIVDISDFGAVGDGTADSSKAFLKAWNFVCSREIGNGVRVIFVPENQTFLLHPVTFNGPCKAKEIKFLIMGRIISPVSPKTWEGLDQAKWLTFYKVSGLKIKDSGEIDGRGWGWWNQSCRDHPRLEGCTSLAPTAMIFESCKTSSLSQVRLINSSQTHVLIRGTDGFIVDHVKITAPETSPNIDGIHIISASNIFIRNSIIGTGDDCVSIGDHTTNIHISHVKCGPGHGISIGSLGRSGNVVQVQNTRVNTVTFKGTTNGARIKTWQVGKGYFRGVMFENLFFNSVKNPIIIDQNYCNVRGACKELETGVQIRDVVYRNLWGTSSTEVAITLNCSRSVSVRNQTHSKHNLEA; from the exons ATGAAATCAGAGATTGTTGATATATCAGATTTTGGTGCTGTTGGCGATGGCACTGCTGATAGTTCTAAG gCATTTTTGAAGGCATGGAATTTCGTATGCAGTAGGGAAATAGGAAATGGTGTACGGGTTATATTCGTCCCAGAAAACCAAACGTTTTTGTTGCATCCAGTCACTTTTAACGGTCCATGCAAAGCTAAAGAGATAAAGTTTCTG ATAATGGGAAGAATAATTTCACCGGTTTCACCCAAGACATGGGAGGGACTGGACCAGGCCAAATGGCTAACGTTTTACAAAGTTTCCGGGCTCAAAATCAAGGATAGCGGCGAAATCGACGGACGAGGCTGGGGTTGGTGGAACCAATCATGCAGGGATCATCCACGCCTG GAAGGATGCACTTCATTGGCACCAACT GCTATGATATTCGAGTCCTGCAAAACCAGCAGTCTCAGCCAGGTTCGGCTGATAAACAGCTCTCAAACACATGTACTAATTAGAGGAACTGATGGTTTTATCGTCGACCATGTGAAGATAACAGCTCCGGAAACCAGCCCCAATATTGATGGAATTCATATTATTTCAGCAAGCAATATATTCATTAGAAATAGTATCATTGGCACTG GAGATGATTGTGTCTCAATTGGAGATCACACTACTAATATTCATATATCTCATGTAAAGTGTGGACCTGGACATGGAATAAG cattGGAAGCTTAGGAAGGTCAGGAAATGTCGTGCAAGTGCAGAACACTCGTGTAAACACAGTTACCTTCAAAGGAACCACAAATGGTGCTCGAATCAAGACATGGCAG GTTGGGAAAGGTTATTTTCGAGGAGTTATGTTTGAGAACCTATTCTTCAACTCAGTGAAAAACCCAATAATCATAGATCAAAATTACTGCAATGTTAGGGGAGCTTGCAAGGAACTG GAAACTGGAGTTCAGATAAGGGACGTGGTTTACAGAAATCTATGGGGAACATCAAGCACTGAAGTCGCCATTACATTGAACTGCAGTCGTTCAGTTTctgttagaaatcaaacccactccaagcataatctagaagcatga